The Arachis hypogaea cultivar Tifrunner chromosome 14, arahy.Tifrunner.gnm2.J5K5, whole genome shotgun sequence genome has a segment encoding these proteins:
- the LOC112798102 gene encoding isoflavone 7-O-methyltransferase-like isoform X2, with translation MTLHELVSTLKVPLAKVSGVHRLMRYLAHIGFFDIVRIIQENQEQKEAYALTYVSKLLVRDSDHCLAPIMVDLILDPTISSSYQQLGKWVHDEGNQTPFAMALGTDIWDFLNKNPKQMKYFNDATASDSQIINLALRDHGVIFEGLESIVDVAGGTGMVAKYISETFPHLKCIVFDLPQVVKNLKGTNNLSYVGGDMFQSIPKADAVLLKWILHDWDDDNCIKILKKCKDAVSSSNNKRGKIMIIDIVIDDEKQDQPEITLAKLQLDLAVITNNGKERTTEEWKKLFMEAECHQDYKISPLTGHMSLIEIYI, from the exons ATGACTCTTCATGAGTTGGTGTCAACTTTGAAAGTTCCACTGGCTAAGGTAAGTGGTGTGCACCGTTTAATGCGTTATCTTGCACACATTGGATTCTTTGACATAGTAAGAATTATCCAAGAAAATCAAGAACAAAAGGAAGCATATGCTCTTACTTATGTCTCAAAGCTGCTTGTTAGAGATAGTGATCATTGTTTAGCTCCAATAATGGTTGACCTTATTCTTGACCCAACTATCTCAAGTTCATACCAACAACTTGGGAAGTGGGTTCATGATGAGGGGAATCAAACACCATTTGCCATGGCATTGGGTACAG ATATTTGGGACTTTCTTAACAAAAATCCCAAACAGATGAAATACTTCAATGATGCAACTGCTAGTGACTCTCAAATCATAAACTTGGCATTGAGAGATCATGGTGTTATCTTTGAAGGGTTGGAATCAATTGTAGATGTTGCTGGAGGAACTGGAATGGTAGCCAAGTatatctctgagacttttccacaTTTGAAATGCATAGTTTTTGATCTTCCACAGGTTGTGAAAAATCTTAAAGGAACCAACAATTTGAGTTATGTCGGTGGGGACATGTTTCAATCTATCCCTAAGGCTGATGCAGTTCTACTTaag tgGATTTTACATGATTGGGATGATGATAATTGCATAAAGATATTGAAAAAATGCAAAGATGCTGTTTCTTCAAGTAATAATAAAAGAGGGAAAATAATGATCATAGATATTGTGATAGATGATGAAAAACAAGACCAGCCTGAAATTACCCTAGCAAAGCTTCAATTGGATTTAGCGGTGATAACAAATAATGGAAAAGAAAGAACCACAGAAGAATGGAAGAAACTCTTCATGGAAGCAGAGTGTCATCAAGACTACAAAATTTCACCTTTAACCGGACATATGTCTCTTATTGAGATATATATTTAA
- the LOC112798102 gene encoding isoflavone 7-O-methyltransferase-like isoform X3 translates to MTLHELVSTLKVPLAKVSGVHRLMRYLAHIGFFDIVRISQEDEEEKEAYALTYVSKLLVRGSDYCLAPMVDLMLDPTFSSSYQQLGKWIHDEGNQTPFAVAMGTDIWDFLNKNPKQMKYFNDATASDSQIINLALRDHGVIFEGLESIVDVAGGTGMVAKYISETFPHLKCIVFDLPQVVKNLKGTNNLSYVGGDMFQSIPKADAVLLKWILHDWDDDNCIKILKKCKDAVSSSNNKRGKIMIIDIVIDDEKQDQPEITLAKLQLDLAVITNNGKERTTEEWKKLFMEAECHQDYKISPLTGHMSLIEIYI, encoded by the exons ATGACTCTTCATGAGTTGGTGTCAACTTTGAAAGTTCCACTGGCTAAGGTAAGTGGTGTGCACCGTTTAATGCGTTATCTTGCACACATTGGATTCTTTGACATAGTAAGAATTAgccaagaagatgaagaagaaaaggaagcataTGCTCTTACTTATGTCTCAAAGCTTCTTGTTAGAGGTAGTGATTATTGTTTAGCTCCAATGGTTGACCTTATGCTTGACCCTACTTTCTCAAGTTCATACCAACAACTTGGGAAGTGGATTCATGATGAGGGAAATCAAACACCATTTGCCGTCGCCATGGGAACAG ATATTTGGGACTTTCTTAACAAAAATCCCAAACAGATGAAATACTTCAATGATGCAACTGCTAGTGACTCTCAAATCATAAACTTGGCATTGAGAGATCATGGTGTTATCTTTGAAGGGTTGGAATCAATTGTAGATGTTGCTGGAGGAACTGGAATGGTAGCCAAGTatatctctgagacttttccacaTTTGAAATGCATAGTTTTTGATCTTCCACAGGTTGTGAAAAATCTTAAAGGAACCAACAATTTGAGTTATGTCGGTGGGGACATGTTTCAATCTATCCCTAAGGCTGATGCAGTTCTACTTaag tgGATTTTACATGATTGGGATGATGATAATTGCATAAAGATATTGAAAAAATGCAAAGATGCTGTTTCTTCAAGTAATAATAAAAGAGGGAAAATAATGATCATAGATATTGTGATAGATGATGAAAAACAAGACCAGCCTGAAATTACCCTAGCAAAGCTTCAATTGGATTTAGCGGTGATAACAAATAATGGAAAAGAAAGAACCACAGAAGAATGGAAGAAACTCTTCATGGAAGCAGAGTGTCATCAAGACTACAAAATTTCACCTTTAACCGGACATATGTCTCTTATTGAGATATATATTTAA
- the LOC112798101 gene encoding isoflavone 7-O-methyltransferase-like isoform X2, translating to MASHIINNGLKASNEIFEGQVQLYKHMFAFLDSLCLKWCVDQSIPNIIHNHGQPMTLHELVSKLQVPLAKVSGVHRLMRYLAHIGFFDIVRISQEDEEEKEAYALTYVSKLLVRGSDHCLAPMVDHVLDPTISSSYQQLGKWIHDEGNQTPFAMALGTDIWDFLNKNPTHMKYFNDATASDSQIINLALRDHGVVFEGLESIVDVAGGTGMVAKYISETFPHLKCIVFDLPQVVKNLKGTNNLSYVGGDMFQSIPKADAVLLKVGG from the exons ATGGCTTCACACATAATTAACAATGGTCTCAAAGCATCAAATGAGATCTTTGAAGGCCAagttcagttgtacaaacacatgTTTGCATTCTTAGATTCTCTTTGCCTTAAGTGGTGTGTGGATCAAAGCATACCAAACATAATCCACAACCATGGTCAACCTATGACTCTTCATGAGTTGGTTTCCAAGTTACAAGTTCCATTAGCTAAGGTTAGTGGTGTGCACCGTTTAATGCGTTATCTTGCACACATTGGATTCTTTGACATAGTAAGAATTAgccaagaagatgaagaagaaaaggaagcataTGCTCTTACTTATGTCTCAAAGCTGCTTGTTAGAGGTAGTGATCATTGTTTAGCTCCAATGGTTGACCATGTTCTTGACCCAACTATCTCAAGTTCATACCAACAACTTGGGAAGTGGATTCATGATGAGGGGAATCAAACACCATTTGCCATGGCATTGGGTACAG ATATTTGGGACTTTCTTAACAAAAACCCTACACATATGAAATACTTCAATGATGCAACTGCTAGTGACTCTCAAATCATAAACTTGGCATTGAGAGATCATGGTGTTGTCTTTGAAGGATTGGAATCGATTGTAGATGTTGCTGGAGGAACTGGAATGGTAGCCAAGTatatctctgagacttttccacaTTTGAAATGCATAGTTTTTGATCTTCCACAGGTTGTGAAAAATCTTAAAGGAACCAACAATTTGAGTTATGTTGGTGGGGACATGTTTCAATCTATCCCTAAAGCTGATGCAGTTCTACTTAAG GTTGGTGGCTAG
- the LOC112798101 gene encoding isoflavone 7-O-methyltransferase-like isoform X1: MASHIINNGLKASNEIFEGQVQLYKHMFAFLDSLCLKWCVDQSIPNIIHNHGQPMTLHELVSKLQVPLAKVSGVHRLMRYLAHIGFFDIVRISQEDEEEKEAYALTYVSKLLVRGSDHCLAPMVDHVLDPTISSSYQQLGKWIHDEGNQTPFAMALGTDIWDFLNKNPTHMKYFNDATASDSQIINLALRDHGVVFEGLESIVDVAGGTGMVAKYISETFPHLKCIVFDLPQVVKNLKGTNNLSYVGGDMFQSIPKADAVLLKWILHDWDDDNCIKILKKCKDAVSSSNNKRGKIIIIDIVIDDKKKDQPEITQAKLQLDLVVTAYYNGKERTKEEWKKLFMETDCQDYKISPLTGHMSLIEIHI; the protein is encoded by the exons ATGGCTTCACACATAATTAACAATGGTCTCAAAGCATCAAATGAGATCTTTGAAGGCCAagttcagttgtacaaacacatgTTTGCATTCTTAGATTCTCTTTGCCTTAAGTGGTGTGTGGATCAAAGCATACCAAACATAATCCACAACCATGGTCAACCTATGACTCTTCATGAGTTGGTTTCCAAGTTACAAGTTCCATTAGCTAAGGTTAGTGGTGTGCACCGTTTAATGCGTTATCTTGCACACATTGGATTCTTTGACATAGTAAGAATTAgccaagaagatgaagaagaaaaggaagcataTGCTCTTACTTATGTCTCAAAGCTGCTTGTTAGAGGTAGTGATCATTGTTTAGCTCCAATGGTTGACCATGTTCTTGACCCAACTATCTCAAGTTCATACCAACAACTTGGGAAGTGGATTCATGATGAGGGGAATCAAACACCATTTGCCATGGCATTGGGTACAG ATATTTGGGACTTTCTTAACAAAAACCCTACACATATGAAATACTTCAATGATGCAACTGCTAGTGACTCTCAAATCATAAACTTGGCATTGAGAGATCATGGTGTTGTCTTTGAAGGATTGGAATCGATTGTAGATGTTGCTGGAGGAACTGGAATGGTAGCCAAGTatatctctgagacttttccacaTTTGAAATGCATAGTTTTTGATCTTCCACAGGTTGTGAAAAATCTTAAAGGAACCAACAATTTGAGTTATGTTGGTGGGGACATGTTTCAATCTATCCCTAAAGCTGATGCAGTTCTACTTAAG tGGATTTTGCATGATTGGGATGATGATAATTGCATCAAGATATTGAAAAAATGCAAAGATGCTGTTTCTTCAAGTAATAATAAAAGAGggaaaataattattatagataTTGTGATAGATGATAAAAAAAAGGATCAGCCTGAAATTACCCAAGCAAAGCTTCAATTGGATTTAGTGGTGACAGCATATTATAATGGGAAAGAAAGAACCAAAGAAGAATGGAAGAAACTCTTCATGGAAACAGATTGTCAAGACTACAAAATTTCACCTTTAACCGGACATATGTCTCTTATTGAGATACATATTTAA
- the LOC112798102 gene encoding isoflavone 7-O-methyltransferase-like isoform X1 → MASFTLFASGREADEIFDGQVQLYKHLFAFFDSLCLKWCVDQSIPNIIHSHGQPMTLHELVSTLKVPLAKVSGVHRLMRYLAHIGFFDIVRISQEDEEEKEAYALTYVSKLLVRGSDYCLAPMVDLMLDPTFSSSYQQLGKWIHDEGNQTPFAVAMGTDIWDFLNKNPKQMKYFNDATASDSQIINLALRDHGVIFEGLESIVDVAGGTGMVAKYISETFPHLKCIVFDLPQVVKNLKGTNNLSYVGGDMFQSIPKADAVLLKWILHDWDDDNCIKILKKCKDAVSSSNNKRGKIMIIDIVIDDEKQDQPEITLAKLQLDLAVITNNGKERTTEEWKKLFMEAECHQDYKISPLTGHMSLIEIYI, encoded by the exons atggcaTCATTTACATTATTCGCTAGTGGCCGTGAAGCAGATGAGATATTTGACGGTCAagttcagttgtacaaacaccTCTTTGCCTTCTTTGACTCTCTTTGCCTTAAGTGGTGTGTTGACCAAAGCATACcaaacataatccacagccatGGTCAACCTATGACTCTTCATGAGTTGGTGTCAACTTTGAAAGTTCCACTGGCTAAGGTAAGTGGTGTGCACCGTTTAATGCGTTATCTTGCACACATTGGATTCTTTGACATAGTAAGAATTAgccaagaagatgaagaagaaaaggaagcataTGCTCTTACTTATGTCTCAAAGCTTCTTGTTAGAGGTAGTGATTATTGTTTAGCTCCAATGGTTGACCTTATGCTTGACCCTACTTTCTCAAGTTCATACCAACAACTTGGGAAGTGGATTCATGATGAGGGAAATCAAACACCATTTGCCGTCGCCATGGGAACAG ATATTTGGGACTTTCTTAACAAAAATCCCAAACAGATGAAATACTTCAATGATGCAACTGCTAGTGACTCTCAAATCATAAACTTGGCATTGAGAGATCATGGTGTTATCTTTGAAGGGTTGGAATCAATTGTAGATGTTGCTGGAGGAACTGGAATGGTAGCCAAGTatatctctgagacttttccacaTTTGAAATGCATAGTTTTTGATCTTCCACAGGTTGTGAAAAATCTTAAAGGAACCAACAATTTGAGTTATGTCGGTGGGGACATGTTTCAATCTATCCCTAAGGCTGATGCAGTTCTACTTaag tgGATTTTACATGATTGGGATGATGATAATTGCATAAAGATATTGAAAAAATGCAAAGATGCTGTTTCTTCAAGTAATAATAAAAGAGGGAAAATAATGATCATAGATATTGTGATAGATGATGAAAAACAAGACCAGCCTGAAATTACCCTAGCAAAGCTTCAATTGGATTTAGCGGTGATAACAAATAATGGAAAAGAAAGAACCACAGAAGAATGGAAGAAACTCTTCATGGAAGCAGAGTGTCATCAAGACTACAAAATTTCACCTTTAACCGGACATATGTCTCTTATTGAGATATATATTTAA